A segment of the Colletotrichum destructivum chromosome 3, complete sequence genome:
GGCACGAAGGGGCCAACTAACGCTTCTCAATCTCTTGGGATGATGCTCAtgtccctcttctcttgcACCAAACACGTCTCCGCCACAAACAGGCATCTCCGCTGTCCGTGATGACACCCATATGCCGAGGAGGCAGCCCcgagggggggcggcggtCGGTGTGGCTGATACGCTGTGACCTGCTCTGGTTTTACTCAGCCAAGACCATGGGTTCaagcttctccttctccggTTGCTGTCCATCATTCGTTTCTGTTTATCTCTTCATCGGCAGGTTTTCCATTTGACGAACAAAGCCAAGCCAGCCCAAGGCGTATGGTGATGCTCAACAGAGAGTCagtgagggggggggggcgggcaACAAAAAGCGACCCTGAAGTGCGTAATTTCATGCGCATTGACTCGTATCATTGCCAGAAACATGTTGGACGAACCGGACCCCTCATTTGCATTATCGAGAAGCCCCCTTCTCGTCTTCCGATTTCCCATATTGATGCGCTTCAGGTAAGCCTTGCTTCAAGGTCTTCATTCTTTTCCTCTTATCCGCCACGTGTCGTATGGCTGCTggcatcttcgtcctccgccagcgAGGCTGCTCGAATCCACactcttcgtcttcgcccgGGATCAACCTCGTTGCTTCTGCCATGCTGCATGGGCCAGTCAAACATGAGTACGTTTCGGGCACTTCGTTGGGCGCCtatggagagagagaggtgttCGCATGGCAACCGGAAGCCCTCCGCAGTGATATCGGCCAATGTGTCAATGAGACCGACGAACGCCTGAGTGAgttccttttccttctcgcAATCCGTccgagttgccgccgcggaCTAATGATGATTTTACAAAGCAAATCCGTCTAGATCATTAACTCCATCCAGAAATACCAAGCCCATTCCCGCCATATCTATCCAGAAACACCAACAGAAAATGCCGATCTTAGTGCTCGCTGGAAACATTCCAGCACCATGTCACCTCTTACAGGTCATCGTCTTCTGTGCCAGACTCATAATCCAGCCCCTCCATGCCGTTCCCGCTCTCCAAGTGAACCGGTcccttctccctcggctCCCTCACGAGCGCCAACGCTGCCAGCGCCAACGTGGCCAAGAACGAGACGTAGAACCAGGGCAGCCCTTTCCagccccccttcttctccaatCCGACTGAGAACGCCCACGCGAGCACCGGGCCACCGAGCGGCGACCCAAGCGTGTCAACCATGCTGGTCAGCGCATACAGCCGCGACGTGTGCTCTGTCGAGACGAACTCCGTGATCATCGCACGCGTGAGAGGCCCGCTGGCGGATCCCAACGTGCCGACCACGAGCCCGaccaggaagacgacgatgtcgcggCTGAGTGCCTCGATCagagcgccgccggcgatcATCACGTACGACGCTTTCGCGAGCAGCGCATCCTTGCCGAAGCCGgtgcggcggaagcggcCCGCCGGGTTGACGACCACCGTGGAGATCCACGGCAGCACGAGCAGGATCCCGAGGTGGCCGAGCCCGAGCGGCGACAGCAGGAAGCTCGTCTGCGCCAGCGTCCAGCCAAAGTTCTTGCTGATGTACTGCGGCAGCGTGTGCATCtgcgcggcgacgagcgGGCTGCTGATGAGCGGCGGCACCAGGCAGAGCAGGATGTTGCGGTTCCGAAGGATCGAGATCGACTCCCGCAGCTCGCTCAGCCCGTGGGCCAACCCCTCCCTCACCGCGTCGCTGAACGAGacctgccgccgctgctgcctgtGCGGGCCGtccggcgatggcggcggcgacaacgacgacgacgccttgccgccgcggagcgtctcgggcagcagcagcatgatgaggaagacgaacggtgtgaagacgaagacgaggcggATCGGCACCCAGGGCCCGTGGCGCTCCATCAAGAACCCGGACGTCACcgggccgaggaggccgccggcgacggcgccgaccgaCAGGAAGACGAAGTTGGAGGCGCGGTCCTTCTCGGTGCTGACatcggcggccatggcgaagatgttgttgaagacgacgacgatgccgccgccgatgaggaagaaTGTTgagccgaggaagaggacgtaGATGTTGAGCCCCGGGAAGCGGGCGAGGATGAAGGGAGACCAGCTGAAGGCGAAGACGGTGCCGACGTAGGCGAGCAGCATGCCTGCCTTACGTCCGATTCTATAGTCTGCGTTAGTTTTGTGTACTCGATATCAATGTGTCATATTCTATCGTTGGATGGAGATAGAGAGGGAAGATGTGTGTGTAAgtgggtgggtgagtgagtaggagtatgagagagagagagagagagagagaaagtgagTGAGATTGAAAGTAAGAGTGAGTGTGAGAGTGACAGTGGAAACAAGAATGAGACTCACCTATCCGACAAGACACCATAAGGGAACGCTACAAGCATGTTGACGACGGCCCCGATGAGCGACTGCCATCCCCCTAGCCACGCGAGGTCCTTCTGCACCTCATCGACCTTGCACTCCATCTCGGGGATCAGCTCGGACGGGTCCCGGCCGTAGTGCTTGTGGCAgatgtcgtcctcgatgaGGCGCATCAGCGGCATCATGAGCAGCATGCCCTTGCACGTGAGGGCGAATTTGAGCAGCGCGAGCAGCAGGATGATGGCGCGCGGCGACCGGACCCGAAACGGCGCCagcaggccatcgaggcgCGCGAAGCACGCGCGGAGGCccgaggcgacgacggcatggaCGGGGCGACCGCCGACCTCCCATCCGGGCACCGAGAGCCGGCGTCTCCatttcggcggcggcgaccaggtGAAGGCGCGGGAGCCGGCGGGGGACTCAagggcgtcctcgtcgtcg
Coding sequences within it:
- a CDS encoding Putative major facilitator superfamily, MFS transporter superfamily, translating into MPRMSDEGDDDLLLSTYSEHEGVLPTDDDEDALESPAGSRAFTWSPPPKWRRRLSVPGWEVGGRPVHAVVASGLRACFARLDGLLAPFRVRSPRAIILLLALLKFALTCKGMLLMMPLMRLIEDDICHKHYGRDPSELIPEMECKVDEVQKDLAWLGGWQSLIGAVVNMLVAFPYGVLSDRIGRKAGMLLAYVGTVFAFSWSPFILARFPGLNIYVLFLGSTFFLIGGGIVVVFNNIFAMAADVSTEKDRASNFVFLSVGAVAGGLLGPVTSGFLMERHGPWVPIRLVFVFTPFVFLIMLLLPETLRGGKASSSLSPPPSPDGPHRQQRRQVSFSDAVREGLAHGLSELRESISILRNRNILLCLVPPLISSPLVAAQMHTLPQYISKNFGWTLAQTSFLLSPLGLGHLGILLVLPWISTVVVNPAGRFRRTGFGKDALLAKASYVMIAGGALIEALSRDIVVFLVGLVVGTLGSASGPLTRAMITEFVSTEHTSRLYALTSMVDTLGSPLGGPVLAWAFSVGLEKKGGWKGLPWFYVSFLATLALAALALVREPREKGPVHLESGNGMEGLDYESGTEDDDL